The sequence CGCACTGTGTGTTTGACCGGCGACATCACGGTTTATGTGCTCGAAGTCACTTGAACGAACGATAATTATCTGACCATTGCCAAGGCCACATGCAATATACTGACCGGTACAATCCCAGGTCAAACAGCTGATGTCGGTATCGAGATACGCGAAGATTTTCATTCTTGACACATTAGCCTTTACATTGGGATGAAAGCAGCTTAATAAGCGAAGAACTGGTCTCGAAAGAGAAAAGGTAGCCATTGCTAACACATCTCCAGATGGGTTGAACGCAATGCCCGTCGTATGTAGAGCACAGTAGGCAATGGTTATCTCAGTGTTTGGAGTCCAGATAACCAGCTTTTTACTGAAAATTGCTGCAATGTGTCCTTTGGCCGACCAATCGATAATGTTCGTGTACTCCACCTTGATTCTCGGTAAATCATGCACTGACTCGATGAACGAGAGTGGCTTCGGGCGGGGCTTGCAACTCCAATCTAACTTGTGCACATTTTTGTATGTCGGCTCCAAATAAGTCTGTACCGGTTTTCTAATCTCGAGCTTCTTGCAAATAACCTGATTGGTGGCGTCTCGAAAGTTAAGAATCTTATCCGTGTCCGGACTCAAGTTGAACATATCGTTGAAGATTGCCGCAAACGCGTGGGACTTCCAGTAGTCTTTCCGTTCCTTctgaaaataaatcgaaactGCCATTAGGCCTGTCTGTTTCGATAAGAGGCCAACGCGGGGGTCAACTATTACCATACGCATCAGATCGGTGTCTCTATCGGCTTTACATTCCGCCTTGAAACGGCTGGCACTGGTTCGGGCATATCGTCGGGGAATGAAACGATCCCCGTACTGATTCGGAACGAATTTCACCGGTTTCAGAATCTGCAAATGGAAGCAAAAAGAGAAATCTTACGATGAATCAGTAGCCGTTACGATTGTTTCTCTTATTATTTTTTGCAGTACCGGCCGAGACTGCTGTTGGCACTAGAGCTCTAGCTCGTGTACATGCATATAGGCAGCGGGAGCATGAGATAACCTTAAAAGCTACCGCAA comes from Malaya genurostris strain Urasoe2022 chromosome 3, Malgen_1.1, whole genome shotgun sequence and encodes:
- the LOC131436128 gene encoding protein cortex is translated as MEFRIKKRDNCRINEVKKILKPVKFVPNQYGDRFIPRRYARTSASRFKAECKADRDTDLMRMKERKDYWKSHAFAAIFNDMFNLSPDTDKILNFRDATNQVICKKLEIRKPVQTYLEPTYKNVHKLDWSCKPRPKPLSFIESVHDLPRIKVEYTNIIDWSAKGHIAAIFSKKLVIWTPNTEITIAYCALHTTGIAFNPSGDVLAMATFSLSRPVLRLLSCFHPNVKANVSRMKIFAYLDTDISCLTWDCTGQYIACGLGNGQIIIVRSSDFEHINRDVAGQTHSARVVVVKFSYSCKYLASSDESGHLYIWSWSNCQLSPLTVWISNEEVALFDWHPWREEEIIIADTEPVTIALFHVPSRKVLSFHRRRNVDCFITALAFNKVSGELVVSYSYPAGKSPDMLVLASMDRVVDVMENHEDVVAHLFWSPDCKQLASAGYDEALTIWNFFGTSPTNKKHNSRSLSSSQQRNRNKEPMSGFDYSFLYKPIR